In Helianthus annuus cultivar XRQ/B chromosome 9, HanXRQr2.0-SUNRISE, whole genome shotgun sequence, the following are encoded in one genomic region:
- the LOC118481750 gene encoding uncharacterized protein LOC118481750, with the protein MYERLGLGELSPTRMSLSLADRSVKYPRGIIENLLVKVDKFVFPVDFVVLDMEADEKVPIILGRPFLCTAKAIIDVFDGKITLQVESFLSCVDHCFDYISGADLVESRIDETVEKVEEVVSESGEVDEDEWVPEVLELSEIKSESESTPIEKPAPLELKVLPSHLEYAFLEIKDKKGAENLAADHLSRLEDPKREEVREDSIGDTFPHETIDFVSAEVEGLPWFSDLANYLATGDLVRGMSYQQKKKLLREARKYIWDDPYLFRIGGDRVLRKCVSKEEELEHRALWALKTVNLDLTEAARRRFFHIHELEALRDAAYERSWSIKEKSKALHDRRLRGLKDFKVGDKVLLFNSRLKLIAGKLKSRWNGPYVVKEVFPYGTVELYDEVDKGVWKVNGHRLKHYLGGPIDSTEEEEIPLEDPPTFAEQ; encoded by the exons ATGTATGAGAGGTTAGGACTAGGAGAGTTGTCACCTACACGCATGTCTTTGTCGCTAGCCGATAGGTCCGTCAAGTATCCACGAGGCATTATTGAAAACCttctagtcaaagtggataaGTTCGTCTTCCCCGTAGACTTTGTCGTTCTTGACATGGAAGCCGACGAAAAGGTCCCCATTATTCTAGGGCGTCCAttcttgtgtaccgccaaggcCATCATCGATGTCTTTGACGGGAAAATCACACTTCAAGTCG aATCTTTCTTATCGTgtgttgaccattgctttgactatattagtggAGCCGACCTAGTTGAGAGTAGGATAGACGAGACAGTTGAGAAGGTAGAGGAGGTTGTTAGTGAGAGTGGAGAGGTAGACGAGGACGAGTGGGTCCCCGAGGTGCTAGAATTAAGTGAAATTAAGAGTGAGAGTGAGAGTACACCTATAGAGAAGCCCGCCCCTTTAGAACTCAAAGTCCTCCCGTCCCACTTAGAATACGCTTTCCTAG aaattaaggataaaaagggaGCGGAAAATTTGGCCGCCGACCACTTGTCACGATTAGAGGATCCAAAGAGAGAGGAGGTTCGTGAGGATTCCATAGGAGATACCTTTCCCCACGAAACCATAGATTTTGTTAGTGCCGAGGTAGAGGGTTTGCCATGGTTCTCGGATTTGGCAAATTATTTGGCAACCGGAGATCTTGTGAGGGGTATGTCATACCAACAAAAGAAAAAGCTTCTTAGGGAGGCTAGGAAGTatatttgggatgacccttacctCTTTAGGATAGGAGGAGATAGAGTGCTTAGGAAATGTGTTTCAAAGGAGGAAG AATTAGAGCATAGGGCATTGTGGGCATTGAAAACCGTAAACCTTGACCTTACCGAAGCCGCAAGGAGGAGATTCTTCCATATTCATGAGTTGGAAGCATTGAGGGATGCCGCGTATGAAAGGTCTTGGAGTATCAAGGAGAAATCAAAGGCATTGCATGATAGGAGGTTGCGAGGTTTGAAGGATTTtaaggtaggtgacaaggtactTTTGTTCAATTCACGTTTGAAATTAATAGCAGGGAAATTGAAATCGAGATGGAATGGACCGTATGTGGTGAAAGAAGTGTTTCCGTACGGCACGGTTGAGCTCTACGATGAAGTAGATAAGGGAGTTTGGAAAGTGAACGGCCATCGCTTGAAACATTACTTGGGAGGTCCAATTGATTCTACtgaagaggaagaaattcctCTGGAGGACCCACCCACCTTCGCCGAACAGTAA